A genomic region of Carassius carassius chromosome 27, fCarCar2.1, whole genome shotgun sequence contains the following coding sequences:
- the si:ch211-57i17.5 gene encoding usherin: MAGVVLLLLALILVIVLQKALNTTPFTRERPPLQRRSPLAVCSPSNSYQFDTVPETVGSPNSVTLKAFMVHAEEVIESKVMEEHRSAEGEGGLVTVSGLDTRNPLQRSVSQLIDKKDEEAWEPHFRRLDSGLFEGEEFVDTIKGFSTVRKEHTMFTDTNF; this comes from the exons ATGGCTGGAGTCGTGCTATTGCTGCTGGCTCTCATTCTGGTTATAGTTTTACAAAAGGCTCTCAATACAACGCCCTTTACCCGAGAACGGCCGCCCCTCCAGCGCCGCAGCCCACTGGCCGTCTGCTCACCCAGCAACTCCTACCAG TTCGACACGGTTCCAGAAACAGTGGGATCTCCGAACAGCGTCACACTGAAGGCCTTCATGGTGCACGCGGAG GAGGTGATTGAGAGTAAAGTGATGGAGGAGCATCGTTCTGCTGAGGGTGAGGGGGGTTTGGTGACCGTCTCAGGTCTGGACACACGAAACCCTTTACAGCGCAGCGTCAGCCAACTCATCGACAAGAAAGATGAGGAAGCATGGGAGCCGCACTTCAGACGCCTCGACAGTGGCCTG TTTGAAGGTGAGGAGTTTGTGGACACCATCAAAGGCTTCAGCACAGTCAGGAAGGAACACACCATGTTCACCGACACCAACTTTTGA
- the fez2b gene encoding fasciculation and elongation protein zeta-2 isoform X1, whose protein sequence is MAAPVALLDEDWEDFNEFKAADSHSSWTVGPENSPQTQSVASFDETLSASFPFSSSACTSVSVSAVSERELLRDDEIWNTLTENYGNVMPVDWKTSHTRSLHLPTLNLQPPESVEVNDLDVSDDEELRDQMDMHTIIIACVNEEPLFTAEQVIEEIEEIMQQSPDDEDHESPSQFDLSLMSQELHTLTHSASSSSYEERLRGLCVSELLERLEEVETQIRAFSEELIDQLAVREELDFEKEVKNTFISALIDVQNRQKEHRELLKKKRKIKSTGAEQRSNRSHVPGTYLTTVIPYDRSSGAPSVEDLQILTKILHAMREDSDTVPALLTDYILKVLCPT, encoded by the exons ATGGCGGCCCCGGTGGCTCTGCTTGATGAAGACTGGGAGGATTTTAACGAATTCAAAGCGGCTGATTCACACAGCAGCTGGACCGTGGGACCGGAGAATTCACCGCAGACTCAAAGCGTCGCATCCTTCGACGAGACGCTGAGCGCGAGCTTCCCGTTCTCCAGCAGCGCGTGCACGAGCGTCTCTGTGAGCGCAGTGAGTGAACGCGAGCTGCTGCGCGATGACGA GATATGGAACACTTTGACAGAGAACTATGGCAATGTGATGCCAGTGGACTGGAAAACCTCTCATACACGTTCACTACACCTGCCAACACTGAACCTCCAGCCTCCAGAG agtgTGGAGGTCAATGATCTTGACGTGTCTGATGATGAGGAGCTCAGAGATCAGATGGACATGCACACCATCATCATCGCATGTGTGAACGAGGAGCCGCTGTTCACTGCAGAACAG GTCATAGAGGAGATTGAAGAAATCATGCAACAGTCTCCAGATGATGAGGATCACGAGAGTCCATCTCAGTTTGACCTCTCCTTGATGTCACAAGagttacacacactcacacactccgcATCCAGCAGCAGCTATGAGGAGC GCTTGCGTGGCCTGTGCGTGTCTGAGCTGCTGGAGCGTCTGGAGGAAGTGGAGACGCAGATCCGGGCTTTCTCCGAGGAGCTGATCGATCAGCTGGCGGTGAGGGAGGAGCTGGACTTTGAGAAGGAGGTGAAGAACACGTTCATCTCGGCACTCATCGACGTGCAGAACCGACAGAAAGAACATCGAGAGCTGctgaagaaaaagaggaagatAAAGAGCACAGGCGCTGAACAGAGATCCAACCGCTCGCATGTGCCAGGAACC TATCTGACGACGGTGATCCCGTACGACAGGAGCAGCGGAGCGCCGTCTGTAGAAGACCTGCAGATCCTGACCAAGA TTCTTCATGCCATGCGTGAGGACAGTGACACAGTTCCTGCTCTTCTCACCGACTACATCCTCAAAG TTTTGTGTCCCACGTAG
- the fez2b gene encoding fasciculation and elongation protein zeta-2 isoform X2: MAAPVALLDEDWEDFNEFKAADSHSSWTVGPENSPQTQSVASFDETLSASFPFSSSACTSVSVSAVSERELLRDDEIWNTLTENYGNVMPVDWKTSHTRSLHLPTLNLQPPESVEVNDLDVSDDEELRDQMDMHTIIIACVNEEPLFTAEQVIEEIEEIMQQSPDDEDHESPSQFDLSLMSQELHTLTHSASSSSYEERLRGLCVSELLERLEEVETQIRAFSEELIDQLAVREELDFEKEVKNTFISALIDVQNRQKEHRELLKKKRKIKSTGAEQRSNRSHVPGTYLTTVIPYDRSSGAPSVEDLQILTKILHAMREDSDTVPALLTDYILKALV, encoded by the exons ATGGCGGCCCCGGTGGCTCTGCTTGATGAAGACTGGGAGGATTTTAACGAATTCAAAGCGGCTGATTCACACAGCAGCTGGACCGTGGGACCGGAGAATTCACCGCAGACTCAAAGCGTCGCATCCTTCGACGAGACGCTGAGCGCGAGCTTCCCGTTCTCCAGCAGCGCGTGCACGAGCGTCTCTGTGAGCGCAGTGAGTGAACGCGAGCTGCTGCGCGATGACGA GATATGGAACACTTTGACAGAGAACTATGGCAATGTGATGCCAGTGGACTGGAAAACCTCTCATACACGTTCACTACACCTGCCAACACTGAACCTCCAGCCTCCAGAG agtgTGGAGGTCAATGATCTTGACGTGTCTGATGATGAGGAGCTCAGAGATCAGATGGACATGCACACCATCATCATCGCATGTGTGAACGAGGAGCCGCTGTTCACTGCAGAACAG GTCATAGAGGAGATTGAAGAAATCATGCAACAGTCTCCAGATGATGAGGATCACGAGAGTCCATCTCAGTTTGACCTCTCCTTGATGTCACAAGagttacacacactcacacactccgcATCCAGCAGCAGCTATGAGGAGC GCTTGCGTGGCCTGTGCGTGTCTGAGCTGCTGGAGCGTCTGGAGGAAGTGGAGACGCAGATCCGGGCTTTCTCCGAGGAGCTGATCGATCAGCTGGCGGTGAGGGAGGAGCTGGACTTTGAGAAGGAGGTGAAGAACACGTTCATCTCGGCACTCATCGACGTGCAGAACCGACAGAAAGAACATCGAGAGCTGctgaagaaaaagaggaagatAAAGAGCACAGGCGCTGAACAGAGATCCAACCGCTCGCATGTGCCAGGAACC TATCTGACGACGGTGATCCCGTACGACAGGAGCAGCGGAGCGCCGTCTGTAGAAGACCTGCAGATCCTGACCAAGA TTCTTCATGCCATGCGTGAGGACAGTGACACAGTTCCTGCTCTTCTCACCGACTACATCCTCAAAG CACTGGTGTGA